From a single Falco rusticolus isolate bFalRus1 chromosome 17, bFalRus1.pri, whole genome shotgun sequence genomic region:
- the INKA2 gene encoding PAK4-inhibitor INKA2 isoform X1 → MEQHLRRLRQELLSMKEVGDGLHEQMNCMMGALQELKLLQVQTALEQLDISGSRSAVSGSEQHQCCRSSREAPGAEWLWGQASVGERSPASHACAVPQLAGLSSPEVLPEGGHLRDTPSSFRSLCGEDVHHPKGPSPTSSRAKPIRPRTFEPSSQGTAGGWPVCQECPGCDDGHDWTSSLMSQSRNRQPLVLGDNIFADLVGNWLDLPELDKKGEKSEASLSMSRSQELCRKFSLTANIFKKFLRSVRPDRDRLLKEKPCWLPPEDKQPEISKRPKKVNKLKGTFYFPLHGNVQNHHCKAERCPKAESNSEKPRTGTKKVHDTTDYTQSGFDINTAVWV, encoded by the exons ATGGAGCAGCACCTGCGCCggctgaggcaggagctg CTGTCCATGAAGGAGGTCGGAGACGGGCTGCACGAGCAGATGAACTGCATGATGGGTGCCCTGCAGGAGCTGAAACTCCTCCAGGTCCAGACAGCTTTGGAGCAGTTGGACATCTCAGGGAGCCGAAGCGCCGTGTCTGGCAGTGAGCAGCACCAGTGCTGCCGGAGCAGCAGAGAAGCGCCGGGGGCCGAGTGGCTGTGGGGGCAGGCATCGGTGGGGGAGCGCAGCCCTGCGTCCCACGCGTGCGCTGTGCCACAGCTGGCGGGTTTGTCCAGTCCCGAAGTGCTCCCGGAGGGCGGCCACCTCAGAGAcaccccctcctccttcagGAGCCTCTGTGGGGAGGATGTTCATCACCCGAAAGGACCTTCTCCCACATCGAGCAGAGCAAAGCCCATCCGCCCAAGGACATTCGAGCCCAGTAGCCAGGGCACGGCTGGGGGGTGGCCAGTATGCCAGGAGTGCCCAGGCTGTGACGATGGCCATGACTGGACATCCTCCCTAATGTCCCAGAGCAGGAATCGGCAGCCGCTGGTCTTGGGGGATAACATCTTTGCAGACTTGGTTGGGAACTGGTTGGATCTGCCAGAGCTGGATAAGAAAGGGGAGAAGAGCGAGGCGTCACTGTCAATGAGCAGAtcccaggagctctgcaggaAGTTCTCCCTCACTGCCAACATCTTCAAGAAGTTCCTGAGGAGCGTTCGACCAGACCGAGACAGGCTTCTCAAGGAGAAACCTTGCTGGCTTCCACCTGAAGACAAACAGCCTGAAATTTCCAAGAGACCCAAAAAAGTGAACAAACTCAAGGGGACATTTTACTTCCCACTTCACGGGAACGTCCAGAACCATCACTGCAAAGCGGAGAGGTGCCCGAAGGCAGAAAGCAACAGCGAGAAACCCAGAACTGGCACCAAGAAAGTCCACGATACCACAGACTACACCCAGTCTGGGTTTGACATCAATACAGCTGTTTGGGTCTGA
- the INKA2 gene encoding PAK4-inhibitor INKA2 isoform X2: MDVAQLSMKEVGDGLHEQMNCMMGALQELKLLQVQTALEQLDISGSRSAVSGSEQHQCCRSSREAPGAEWLWGQASVGERSPASHACAVPQLAGLSSPEVLPEGGHLRDTPSSFRSLCGEDVHHPKGPSPTSSRAKPIRPRTFEPSSQGTAGGWPVCQECPGCDDGHDWTSSLMSQSRNRQPLVLGDNIFADLVGNWLDLPELDKKGEKSEASLSMSRSQELCRKFSLTANIFKKFLRSVRPDRDRLLKEKPCWLPPEDKQPEISKRPKKVNKLKGTFYFPLHGNVQNHHCKAERCPKAESNSEKPRTGTKKVHDTTDYTQSGFDINTAVWV, from the exons ATGGATGTAGCACAG CTGTCCATGAAGGAGGTCGGAGACGGGCTGCACGAGCAGATGAACTGCATGATGGGTGCCCTGCAGGAGCTGAAACTCCTCCAGGTCCAGACAGCTTTGGAGCAGTTGGACATCTCAGGGAGCCGAAGCGCCGTGTCTGGCAGTGAGCAGCACCAGTGCTGCCGGAGCAGCAGAGAAGCGCCGGGGGCCGAGTGGCTGTGGGGGCAGGCATCGGTGGGGGAGCGCAGCCCTGCGTCCCACGCGTGCGCTGTGCCACAGCTGGCGGGTTTGTCCAGTCCCGAAGTGCTCCCGGAGGGCGGCCACCTCAGAGAcaccccctcctccttcagGAGCCTCTGTGGGGAGGATGTTCATCACCCGAAAGGACCTTCTCCCACATCGAGCAGAGCAAAGCCCATCCGCCCAAGGACATTCGAGCCCAGTAGCCAGGGCACGGCTGGGGGGTGGCCAGTATGCCAGGAGTGCCCAGGCTGTGACGATGGCCATGACTGGACATCCTCCCTAATGTCCCAGAGCAGGAATCGGCAGCCGCTGGTCTTGGGGGATAACATCTTTGCAGACTTGGTTGGGAACTGGTTGGATCTGCCAGAGCTGGATAAGAAAGGGGAGAAGAGCGAGGCGTCACTGTCAATGAGCAGAtcccaggagctctgcaggaAGTTCTCCCTCACTGCCAACATCTTCAAGAAGTTCCTGAGGAGCGTTCGACCAGACCGAGACAGGCTTCTCAAGGAGAAACCTTGCTGGCTTCCACCTGAAGACAAACAGCCTGAAATTTCCAAGAGACCCAAAAAAGTGAACAAACTCAAGGGGACATTTTACTTCCCACTTCACGGGAACGTCCAGAACCATCACTGCAAAGCGGAGAGGTGCCCGAAGGCAGAAAGCAACAGCGAGAAACCCAGAACTGGCACCAAGAAAGTCCACGATACCACAGACTACACCCAGTCTGGGTTTGACATCAATACAGCTGTTTGGGTCTGA
- the INKA2 gene encoding PAK4-inhibitor INKA2 isoform X3, translating into MKEVGDGLHEQMNCMMGALQELKLLQVQTALEQLDISGSRSAVSGSEQHQCCRSSREAPGAEWLWGQASVGERSPASHACAVPQLAGLSSPEVLPEGGHLRDTPSSFRSLCGEDVHHPKGPSPTSSRAKPIRPRTFEPSSQGTAGGWPVCQECPGCDDGHDWTSSLMSQSRNRQPLVLGDNIFADLVGNWLDLPELDKKGEKSEASLSMSRSQELCRKFSLTANIFKKFLRSVRPDRDRLLKEKPCWLPPEDKQPEISKRPKKVNKLKGTFYFPLHGNVQNHHCKAERCPKAESNSEKPRTGTKKVHDTTDYTQSGFDINTAVWV; encoded by the coding sequence ATGAAGGAGGTCGGAGACGGGCTGCACGAGCAGATGAACTGCATGATGGGTGCCCTGCAGGAGCTGAAACTCCTCCAGGTCCAGACAGCTTTGGAGCAGTTGGACATCTCAGGGAGCCGAAGCGCCGTGTCTGGCAGTGAGCAGCACCAGTGCTGCCGGAGCAGCAGAGAAGCGCCGGGGGCCGAGTGGCTGTGGGGGCAGGCATCGGTGGGGGAGCGCAGCCCTGCGTCCCACGCGTGCGCTGTGCCACAGCTGGCGGGTTTGTCCAGTCCCGAAGTGCTCCCGGAGGGCGGCCACCTCAGAGAcaccccctcctccttcagGAGCCTCTGTGGGGAGGATGTTCATCACCCGAAAGGACCTTCTCCCACATCGAGCAGAGCAAAGCCCATCCGCCCAAGGACATTCGAGCCCAGTAGCCAGGGCACGGCTGGGGGGTGGCCAGTATGCCAGGAGTGCCCAGGCTGTGACGATGGCCATGACTGGACATCCTCCCTAATGTCCCAGAGCAGGAATCGGCAGCCGCTGGTCTTGGGGGATAACATCTTTGCAGACTTGGTTGGGAACTGGTTGGATCTGCCAGAGCTGGATAAGAAAGGGGAGAAGAGCGAGGCGTCACTGTCAATGAGCAGAtcccaggagctctgcaggaAGTTCTCCCTCACTGCCAACATCTTCAAGAAGTTCCTGAGGAGCGTTCGACCAGACCGAGACAGGCTTCTCAAGGAGAAACCTTGCTGGCTTCCACCTGAAGACAAACAGCCTGAAATTTCCAAGAGACCCAAAAAAGTGAACAAACTCAAGGGGACATTTTACTTCCCACTTCACGGGAACGTCCAGAACCATCACTGCAAAGCGGAGAGGTGCCCGAAGGCAGAAAGCAACAGCGAGAAACCCAGAACTGGCACCAAGAAAGTCCACGATACCACAGACTACACCCAGTCTGGGTTTGACATCAATACAGCTGTTTGGGTCTGA